A genomic stretch from Heliangelus exortis chromosome 16, bHelExo1.hap1, whole genome shotgun sequence includes:
- the YWHAB gene encoding 14-3-3 protein beta/alpha, whose translation MDKSELVQKAKLAEQAERYDDMAAAMKAVTEQGHELSNEERNLLSVAYKNVVGARRSSWRVISSIEQKTERNEKKQQMGKEYREKIEAELQDICNDVLELLDKYLIVNATQPESKVFYLKMKGDYYRYLSEVASGDNKQTTVANSQQAYQEAFEISKKEMQPTHPIRLGLALNFSVFYYEILNSPEKACNLAKTAFDEAIAELDTLNEESYKDSTLIMQLLRDNLTLWTSENQGDEGDAGEGEN comes from the exons ATGGATAAAAGTGAGTTGGTACAGAAAGCCAAACTGGCTGAACAGGCTGAACGTTATGATGACATGGCTGCTGCTATGAAGGCGGTCACTGAGCAAGGACATGAACTGTCCAATGAAGAAAGGAACCTCCTCTCAGTTGCCTACAAGAACGTGGTGGGTGCCCGTCGCTCTTCCTGGCGTGTCATTTCCAGCAttgaacagaaaacagagaggaatGAGAAGAAACAGCAGATGGGAAAAGAGTATCGTGAGAAAATCGAGGCTGAATTGCAAGATATCTGCAATGATGTTCTG gAACTCCTGGATAAGTACCTTATTGTCAACGCCACGCAGCCAGAAAGCAAGGTCTTctatttgaaaatgaaaggtGATTACTACAGATACCTCTCAGAGGTGGCATCTGGGGACAATAAGCAAA CAACGGTAGCAAACTCTCAGCAAGCTTACCAGGAGGCATTTGAAATTAGCAAGAAAGAGATGCAGCCAACACACCCCATTCGACTTGGTTTGGCTCTAAATTTCTCTGTCTTCTACTATGAGATACTaaattctcctgaaaaagcctGTAATCTGGCAAAGACG GCATTTGATGAAGCGATAGCAGAGCTGGACACGCTGAATGAAGAGTCTTACAAAGACAGCACTCTCATCATGCAGCTGCTTAGGGACAACCTCACT CTATGGACGTCGGAAAACCAGGGAGACGAaggggatgctggggagggagagaactAA